The following proteins are encoded in a genomic region of Arachis stenosperma cultivar V10309 chromosome 4, arast.V10309.gnm1.PFL2, whole genome shotgun sequence:
- the LOC130975140 gene encoding uncharacterized protein LOC130975140 codes for MALDSRLWKNIVICLKAAAPLITVLRLVDSDEKPAMGFIFEGMRNAKETIKTNFGCVKKSYEPIWEIIDGRWESQLHRPLHAAAYYLNPHYHYEPNFMEERKKVGLQLPDFHYARGLFGNETAKSSRKTMLPAEWWDFYGDSCPELKKFAIRVLSLTCSSSGCERNWSAFKMVHTKRRNRLHQKKMNDLVYVMYNLKLKGKQIRKTPELEFDAVHSDDEWITEDVNENIAESVEHSHLPMNDNTNDDPNSNEFAIPGMNSNEFNMGEGGENEFIGDPQQNLIEEEDEHVNDDEDFVGRVEPEAERNDVSDEDSEDDDVNSYESTSRVYESSLGQLHEFT; via the exons ATGGCCTTGGATAGTAGGCTATGGAAGAATATTGTCATATGCCTCAAGGCTGCTGCTCCTCTCATTACAGTCCTTCGCTTGGTTGATTCAGATGAAAAACCAGCCATGGGTTTCATCTTTGAAGGCATGAGAAACGCCAAAGAAACAATCAAGACTAACTTCGGTTGTGTTAAAAAGAG TTATGAACCTATATGGGAAATTATTGATGGAAGGTGGGAAAGTCAATTGCATAGACCATTGCATGCAGCTGCGTATTATCTTAATCCTCATTATCACTATGAACCAAATTTCATG GAAGAAAGGAAAAAGGTTGGTCTACAGCTTCCTGACTTTCATTATGCTAGAGGCCTCTTTGGTAATGAAACTGCAAAGAGTAGTAGGAAGACCATGCTACCTGCTGAGTGGTGGGACTTCTATGGAGATAGTTGTCCAGAACTAAAGAAGTTTGCTATCCGAGTTCTAAGCTTAACTTGTAGTTCATCTGGTTGTGAGCGTAATTGGAGTGCATTTAAAATG GTTCATACAAAGAGAAGAAATCGGTTGCatcaaaagaaaatgaatgatCTAGTGTATGTGATGTATAATTTGAAGTTAAAGGGCAAGCAAATTAGAAAAACTCCAGAACTTGAATTTGATGCAGTGCATTCTGATGATGAGTGGATAACTGAGGATGTTAATGAAAATATTGCTGAAAGTGTTGAGCATTCTCACTTGCCAATGAATGACAATACTAATGATGATCCAAATAGTAATGAATTTGCTATTCCAGGTATGAATAGTAATGAATTCAACATGGGTGAAGGAGGTGAGAATGAGTTTATTGGGGATCCACAACAAAATTTAatagaggaagaagatgaacaTGTGAATGATGATGAAGATTTTGTTGGCCGTGTTGAACCTGAGGCTGAAAGAAATGATGTTTCTGATGAAGATAGtgaagatgatgat GTAAACTCGTATGAGTCTACGAGTCGAGTCTACGAGTCGAGTCTAGGTCAGCTCCACGAGTTTACCTAG